A section of the Rhizomicrobium sp. genome encodes:
- a CDS encoding thiolase family protein has translation MASTDVVILAGARTPMGSFQGELSGRTAPELGAAAIGEAVKRAGVAAADIDETVMGCVLPAGLGQAPARQAAVYAGVPFDVPATTVNKMCGSGMKAVMIAADQIAAGRSVLAIAGGMESMSNAPYLLPKARAGLRLGHGEVKDSMFLDGLEDAYEHRLMGSFAEDAARHYQFTRAEQDAYATESLLRAKRAQDSGAFAAEIVAVKVPVKGGETNVALDEQPKTAKPEKIPTLRPAFAKDGTVTAANSSSISDGAAALILSSAEEAERRGLRPIARIVAQASNAHEPKWFTTAPVGAIQKVLKAAGWSKDDVDLFEINEAFAVVAMIAMRDLGLDHAKVNVNGGACALGHPIGASGARIIVTLLNALEARGKTRGVAALCIGGGEATAVAVERL, from the coding sequence GCGGGCGCCCGCACGCCCATGGGCAGTTTCCAGGGCGAGCTTTCCGGCCGCACCGCCCCCGAGCTCGGCGCCGCCGCCATCGGCGAAGCGGTGAAGCGCGCCGGCGTTGCCGCCGCCGACATCGACGAGACGGTGATGGGCTGCGTCCTGCCGGCCGGCCTCGGCCAGGCCCCGGCGCGCCAGGCGGCGGTCTATGCCGGCGTGCCGTTCGACGTGCCCGCCACCACGGTCAACAAGATGTGCGGTTCGGGGATGAAGGCGGTGATGATCGCCGCCGACCAGATCGCGGCCGGGCGTTCCGTGCTCGCCATCGCCGGCGGCATGGAGAGCATGTCGAACGCGCCTTATCTGCTGCCCAAGGCGCGCGCCGGCCTCAGGCTCGGCCATGGCGAGGTCAAGGATTCGATGTTCCTCGACGGGCTCGAGGATGCCTATGAGCACCGCCTGATGGGAAGCTTCGCCGAGGACGCTGCGCGCCATTATCAGTTCACCCGCGCCGAGCAGGACGCCTACGCCACCGAATCGCTACTGCGCGCCAAGCGCGCGCAGGACTCGGGCGCCTTTGCGGCGGAGATCGTCGCGGTGAAGGTGCCCGTGAAGGGCGGCGAGACGAATGTCGCGCTGGACGAGCAGCCCAAGACCGCCAAGCCCGAGAAGATCCCGACCTTGAGGCCGGCTTTCGCCAAGGACGGCACGGTGACGGCGGCGAATTCCTCTTCGATCAGCGACGGCGCCGCGGCGCTGATCCTGTCGAGCGCCGAGGAAGCCGAGCGGCGCGGCCTGAGGCCCATCGCGCGTATCGTGGCGCAGGCCAGCAATGCGCACGAGCCCAAATGGTTCACCACCGCGCCCGTCGGCGCGATCCAGAAGGTGCTCAAGGCCGCCGGCTGGAGCAAGGACGATGTCGACCTGTTCGAGATCAATGAGGCCTTCGCGGTCGTCGCGATGATCGCGATGCGCGACCTCGGCCTCGACCATGCGAAGGTCAATGTGAACGGCGGCGCCTGCGCGCTGGGCCATCCCATCGGCGCCAGCGGCGCGCGAATCATCGTGACGCTGCTGAACGCGCTCGAAGCGCGCGGCAAGACGCGCGGCGTGGCCGCGCTGTGCATCGGCGGCGGCGAAGCGACGGCGGTGGCGGTGGAGCGGCTTTAA
- a CDS encoding DUF4345 family protein has protein sequence MLTEINLALTALVFVAFGLWGLLAPRNMVGSLGIAFTAPSGVTAIRATYGGFLIGSGLLFGLAAWDPRMHGFGLAALGIVVGAILASRLFGMVVDGGRAAIQLTYAGIEIASLIFTGLCLHVDFGWIG, from the coding sequence GTGCTTACGGAGATCAATCTCGCGCTGACCGCGCTGGTGTTCGTCGCATTCGGCCTGTGGGGATTGCTCGCGCCGCGCAACATGGTCGGCAGCCTCGGCATCGCCTTCACCGCGCCTTCGGGCGTGACCGCGATCCGCGCTACGTATGGCGGCTTCCTGATCGGCTCAGGCCTCCTGTTCGGGCTCGCCGCCTGGGATCCGCGGATGCACGGTTTCGGGCTGGCCGCGCTCGGCATCGTCGTCGGCGCCATCCTGGCGTCGCGCCTGTTCGGGATGGTCGTGGATGGCGGGCGGGCGGCGATTCAGCTTACCTATGCCGGAATCGAGATCGCTTCGCTGATCTTCACCGGGCTCTGCCTGCACGTCGATTTTGGATGGATCGGATGA
- a CDS encoding carboxyl transferase domain-containing protein, producing the protein MTALKSALHVGDAAFKSNAAAMAALVGELRDRQAAAALGGDERARKRHTERGKLLPRERVERLIDPGSPFLELSPLAAYGMYEGDIHGAGIITGIGRVSGRECVIVCNDATIKGGTYYPVTVKKHLRAQEIAQQNRLPCIYLVDSGGANLPNQAEIFPDRDHFGRIFFNQANMSAAGIPQIASVMGSCTAGGAYVPAMSDETIIVKGQGTIFLAGPPLVKAATGEIVTAEDLGGAEVHARQSGVADHYANDDLHALAIVRRIVAGLNTAKQPNIPLAPPRPPAYETAELDGIVPPSLAVQYDAREIIARLVDGSQFDEFKKLYGTTIVTGFAHLEGIPVGIVANNGILFSESALKAAHFIELCCQRKIPLLFLQNISGFMVGRKYEAGGIAKDGAKMVTAVANAQVPKITLIVGGSYGAGNYGMCGRAFGPRFLFSWPNSRISVMGGEQAASVLATVNRDADKWTPEQMEAFKQPIRERFEAEGSPYHATARLWDDGIIEPADTRRVLALAFSACLNAPVEPTKFGVFRM; encoded by the coding sequence ATGACGGCCCTGAAATCCGCCTTGCACGTCGGCGATGCCGCTTTCAAATCCAACGCCGCCGCGATGGCCGCGCTGGTTGGCGAACTGCGCGACCGTCAGGCCGCCGCCGCGCTCGGCGGTGACGAGCGCGCGCGCAAGCGGCATACCGAGCGCGGCAAGCTGCTCCCGCGCGAGCGGGTCGAGCGCCTCATCGATCCCGGCTCGCCCTTCCTCGAACTGTCGCCGCTCGCCGCCTATGGCATGTACGAGGGTGATATCCACGGCGCCGGGATCATCACCGGCATCGGCCGGGTCTCGGGCCGCGAATGCGTCATCGTCTGCAACGACGCGACCATCAAGGGCGGCACCTATTATCCGGTCACCGTGAAGAAGCATCTGCGGGCGCAGGAGATCGCGCAGCAGAACCGGCTGCCCTGCATCTATCTGGTCGACTCGGGCGGCGCGAACCTGCCGAACCAGGCCGAGATATTCCCCGACCGCGACCATTTCGGCCGCATCTTCTTCAACCAGGCGAACATGAGCGCGGCGGGCATTCCGCAGATCGCTTCCGTGATGGGCTCCTGCACCGCGGGCGGCGCCTATGTCCCGGCGATGAGCGACGAGACGATCATCGTCAAGGGGCAGGGAACGATCTTCCTCGCCGGCCCGCCGCTGGTGAAGGCCGCCACCGGCGAGATCGTCACGGCGGAGGATCTCGGCGGCGCCGAGGTGCACGCCCGCCAGTCCGGCGTCGCCGACCACTACGCCAATGACGACCTCCATGCCCTCGCCATCGTCCGCCGCATCGTCGCCGGCCTGAACACGGCGAAGCAGCCGAACATCCCGCTCGCCCCACCCAGGCCGCCGGCCTACGAGACCGCCGAGCTCGACGGCATCGTGCCGCCTTCGCTGGCGGTGCAATACGACGCGCGCGAGATCATCGCGCGGCTGGTCGACGGCTCGCAGTTCGATGAGTTCAAGAAGCTCTACGGCACGACCATCGTCACCGGCTTCGCGCATCTGGAAGGCATTCCGGTCGGCATCGTCGCCAACAACGGCATCCTGTTCTCCGAGAGCGCGCTGAAGGCGGCGCATTTCATCGAGCTGTGCTGCCAGCGCAAAATCCCGCTCCTGTTCCTGCAGAACATCTCCGGCTTCATGGTGGGGCGAAAATACGAGGCCGGCGGCATCGCCAAGGACGGCGCCAAGATGGTGACCGCCGTCGCCAATGCGCAGGTGCCGAAGATCACCCTGATCGTCGGGGGCTCCTACGGCGCGGGCAATTACGGCATGTGCGGCCGCGCTTTCGGGCCGCGCTTCCTGTTCTCCTGGCCCAACAGCCGCATCTCCGTCATGGGCGGCGAGCAGGCCGCGAGCGTCCTCGCCACCGTCAACCGCGACGCCGACAAATGGACGCCCGAGCAGATGGAAGCCTTCAAGCAGCCGATCCGCGAGCGCTTCGAGGCCGAGGGCAGTCCCTACCACGCGACCGCCCGCCTCTGGGATGACGGCATCATCGAGCCGGCCGACACGCGCCGGGTGCTGGCGCTGGCGTTCAGCGCCTGTCTGAACGCGCCGGTCGAACCGACGAAGTTCGGCGTGTTCCGGATGTAG
- a CDS encoding PIN domain-containing protein — MSVADFFDSNILLYGASNQQAKAARAAALLLGGGTVSVQVLDEFASVALRKLGRPMSDVRKSLTAIRSVCAVVVADTATHELGLDIAERYNFSIYDSMLLAAAQKANCTTFFSEDMQHGQKVGGLTIQNPFWP; from the coding sequence ATGAGCGTCGCTGACTTTTTCGATTCCAATATCCTGCTCTATGGCGCCTCGAACCAGCAGGCCAAGGCGGCGCGCGCGGCTGCGCTCCTGTTGGGCGGCGGCACTGTCAGCGTCCAGGTGCTCGACGAATTCGCCTCCGTGGCGTTGCGCAAGCTCGGCCGGCCAATGTCCGATGTGCGCAAATCCCTGACGGCCATACGGAGTGTCTGTGCGGTCGTCGTGGCGGACACCGCGACGCACGAACTCGGCCTCGATATCGCGGAACGCTACAATTTCTCGATCTACGACTCGATGCTGCTCGCGGCGGCGCAAAAGGCGAACTGCACGACGTTCTTCAGCGAGGACATGCAGCACGGACAAAAAGTCGGCGGGTTGACGATCCAAAATCCGTTTTGGCCATGA
- a CDS encoding AbrB/MazE/SpoVT family DNA-binding domain-containing protein: MQIAKWGNSLAVRLPKALVEKLGLKEGDRVEISAGGKKALVVEREGQRKREAALKVLRSMQWEIPADYKFSREEAHERGWRLDDPNERR; the protein is encoded by the coding sequence GTGCAAATCGCCAAATGGGGAAACAGCCTGGCGGTGCGCCTGCCGAAGGCGCTGGTGGAAAAGCTCGGCCTCAAAGAAGGCGACCGTGTCGAAATCTCGGCCGGCGGCAAGAAGGCGTTGGTGGTGGAGCGCGAAGGACAACGCAAGCGCGAGGCGGCGCTGAAAGTGCTGCGTTCGATGCAATGGGAAATTCCCGCAGATTACAAGTTCAGCCGCGAGGAAGCCCATGAGCGCGGCTGGCGCCTCGACGATCCCAATGAGCGTCGCTGA
- a CDS encoding flavin reductase family protein, producing MTATAKRAFPAARARRYLEPGPIILISSAHEGETDIMTCGWHMMLGYDRIGCYIWNANHSHRLIRDSGECAINIPAVDIAPTVVRIGNCSGRDTDKFAAFALAKEKGRKVSAPLIAACPVNLECRLADDRLIDDYELFVFDVVAARAAATPRWPKTIHYRGDGAFMVAGAETRKWRKLFRPAMLEDP from the coding sequence ATGACCGCCACCGCCAAACGCGCTTTCCCCGCCGCTCGGGCGCGCCGCTACCTGGAGCCCGGGCCGATCATCCTGATCAGCTCGGCGCACGAAGGCGAAACCGACATCATGACCTGCGGCTGGCACATGATGCTCGGCTACGACCGCATCGGCTGCTACATCTGGAACGCGAACCACAGCCACCGCCTGATCCGCGACAGCGGCGAATGCGCGATCAACATTCCGGCGGTCGATATCGCGCCCACCGTCGTGCGCATCGGCAATTGCTCGGGCCGCGACACCGACAAATTCGCCGCCTTCGCCCTCGCCAAGGAGAAGGGCCGCAAAGTCTCCGCGCCGCTCATCGCCGCCTGTCCCGTCAACCTCGAATGCCGTCTCGCCGACGACCGCCTGATCGACGACTACGAGCTGTTCGTCTTCGACGTCGTGGCTGCCCGCGCCGCCGCGACGCCCCGCTGGCCGAAGACCATCCACTATCGCGGCGACGGCGCGTTCATGGTAGCAGGCGCCGAGACGCGCAAATGGCGCAAGCTCTTCCGCCCCGCCATGCTGGAGGATCCATGA
- a CDS encoding putative quinol monooxygenase encodes MIVVAGHVVASEANRAEMLRIALEHVHRSRTEPGCIEHGVYVDAENPLKLHFFERWADAAAIRAHFAVPESRAFAKRLRSLAADPGTMHVFEAAPAKL; translated from the coding sequence ATGATCGTCGTCGCCGGCCATGTCGTCGCCTCCGAAGCCAACCGCGCCGAGATGCTGCGCATCGCCCTCGAGCACGTCCACCGCTCCCGCACCGAGCCCGGCTGCATCGAGCACGGCGTCTATGTCGATGCCGAGAATCCGCTGAAGCTGCATTTCTTCGAGCGCTGGGCGGACGCGGCGGCGATCCGCGCCCATTTCGCCGTGCCGGAATCGCGCGCCTTCGCCAAGCGCCTGCGCAGCCTCGCCGCCGACCCCGGCACAATGCACGTCTTCGAAGCCGCGCCCGCGAAGCTCTGA
- a CDS encoding biotin carboxylase N-terminal domain-containing protein, translating into MFRSLLIANRGEIAVRVIRTARRMGLRTVAVYSDADAHAAHVALADSALRIGPAAPRESYLNIDAVLSAAREAGAEAIHPGYGFLSENAAFAEACAAAGIVFVGPPPGAIRAMGLKDRAKALMEKAGVPVVPGYLGDDQSAEHLAKEAARIGYPVLIKAVAGGGGKGMRKVEGAADFPAALASAQREAKGAFANDAVLIEKYVTRPRHIEVQVFADAHGNAVHLFERDCSLQRRHQKVIEEAPAPGMTPAIRAAIGAIAVTAARAVDYRGAGTVEFIADASEGLRAGRIWFMEMNTRLQVEHPVTEAITGTDLVEWQLRVAAGERLPKRQPDLAIAGHAVEARLYAEDPQNGFLPSIGTLERLRFPQGVRIDSGVREGDAVTPFYDPMIAKVVAHGPTRDDAIETLAAALDATQIAGLKTNNAFLARALREPDFRAGDIDTAFIERHIDRLVPPATLPPRILSAAADFVVREHASDSTDPWAARDGFRLGGAKVPRIAFAVDGKPVLAEAQALADANTLRLASGAIAVMEKGETYVLREYDPFDAADAAGAATDRVVTPMPGKIIQVLVKSGDAVKPGQPLAVLEAMKMEHTLSAPGAATVEAVAVAVGDQVGEGTLVVRFVAEKAA; encoded by the coding sequence ATGTTCCGCTCCCTTCTGATTGCCAATCGCGGCGAGATCGCCGTCCGCGTCATCCGCACCGCCCGGCGCATGGGGCTGCGGACGGTGGCGGTCTATTCGGACGCCGACGCGCACGCCGCCCATGTCGCGCTGGCCGACAGCGCCCTGCGCATCGGCCCCGCCGCGCCGCGCGAATCCTATCTGAACATCGACGCGGTTCTGTCCGCCGCGCGCGAAGCGGGCGCCGAGGCGATCCATCCCGGCTACGGCTTCCTGTCGGAGAACGCCGCCTTCGCCGAAGCCTGCGCCGCCGCCGGCATCGTCTTCGTCGGCCCGCCGCCCGGCGCGATCCGCGCCATGGGCCTGAAAGACCGCGCCAAGGCGCTGATGGAGAAGGCCGGCGTGCCCGTAGTGCCCGGCTATCTGGGAGACGACCAGTCCGCCGAGCATCTCGCGAAAGAGGCGGCGCGTATCGGCTATCCCGTGCTGATCAAGGCGGTGGCCGGCGGCGGCGGCAAGGGCATGCGCAAGGTCGAGGGTGCCGCCGATTTCCCCGCCGCGCTGGCAAGCGCCCAGCGCGAAGCGAAGGGCGCCTTCGCCAACGACGCAGTGCTGATCGAGAAATACGTCACCCGCCCGCGCCACATCGAGGTCCAGGTCTTCGCCGACGCGCACGGCAACGCCGTCCATCTGTTCGAGCGCGATTGCTCGCTCCAGCGCCGCCACCAGAAGGTGATCGAGGAAGCGCCCGCGCCCGGCATGACGCCCGCCATCCGCGCCGCCATCGGCGCGATCGCCGTGACGGCCGCCCGCGCGGTCGATTATCGCGGCGCCGGCACCGTCGAGTTCATCGCCGACGCCTCCGAAGGCCTTCGCGCCGGCCGCATTTGGTTCATGGAGATGAACACGCGGCTGCAGGTCGAGCATCCCGTGACCGAGGCGATCACCGGCACCGATCTCGTCGAATGGCAGCTCCGCGTCGCCGCCGGCGAGCGGCTTCCGAAACGGCAGCCCGATCTCGCCATCGCCGGCCACGCCGTCGAGGCCCGCCTTTATGCAGAAGACCCGCAGAACGGCTTCCTGCCCTCCATCGGCACGCTGGAGCGCCTGCGCTTTCCGCAGGGCGTGCGTATCGACAGCGGCGTGCGCGAGGGCGACGCGGTGACACCGTTCTACGATCCGATGATCGCCAAGGTGGTCGCGCACGGCCCGACCCGCGATGACGCGATTGAGACGCTCGCGGCGGCTCTGGACGCCACGCAGATCGCCGGCCTGAAGACCAACAACGCGTTCCTGGCCCGCGCCCTCCGCGAACCCGACTTCCGCGCCGGCGACATCGATACGGCCTTTATCGAGCGGCACATCGACCGCCTCGTTCCGCCGGCGACCCTGCCGCCGCGCATACTTTCGGCCGCCGCCGATTTCGTCGTCCGCGAGCACGCGTCCGACAGCACCGATCCCTGGGCCGCGCGCGACGGCTTCCGCCTCGGCGGTGCCAAGGTCCCTCGCATCGCCTTTGCCGTCGACGGCAAGCCCGTGCTGGCCGAGGCTCAGGCCCTGGCGGACGCGAACACGCTCCGCCTCGCCAGCGGCGCCATCGCTGTGATGGAAAAGGGCGAGACCTATGTGCTGCGCGAATACGATCCCTTCGACGCCGCCGATGCCGCCGGCGCCGCCACCGACCGCGTCGTGACGCCGATGCCGGGCAAGATCATCCAGGTCCTCGTCAAGTCCGGCGACGCGGTGAAGCCGGGCCAGCCGCTCGCCGTCCTCGAAGCGATGAAGATGGAGCACACGCTGTCCGCGCCGGGTGCCGCGACCGTCGAGGCGGTGGCGGTCGCGGTCGGCGACCAGGTGGGCGAGGGTACGCTCGTGGTGCGCTTCGTCGCGGAGAAGGCTGCGTGA
- a CDS encoding DUF1489 domain-containing protein, whose amino-acid sequence MTLHILKLCVGVETVEELARWQAGRVRDQKKRGVKTPELIHVTRMMPKRKDEILDGGSLYWVIKGQIAVRQTLLDIRRVTKNGTPHCGLVYAPELVPVRRRAHRAFQGWRYLPAKDAPPDARGAKGLEKLPERLQAELVELGLL is encoded by the coding sequence GTGACGCTGCACATCCTCAAGCTCTGCGTCGGCGTCGAGACGGTTGAGGAGCTGGCGCGATGGCAGGCCGGCCGCGTCCGCGACCAGAAGAAGCGCGGCGTGAAGACCCCCGAGCTGATCCACGTCACCCGCATGATGCCCAAGCGCAAGGACGAGATCCTCGACGGCGGCTCGCTCTACTGGGTGATCAAGGGCCAGATCGCGGTGCGCCAGACGCTGCTCGACATCCGCCGCGTGACCAAGAACGGCACGCCGCATTGCGGCCTGGTCTACGCGCCCGAGCTGGTGCCGGTGCGCCGCCGCGCCCATCGCGCCTTCCAGGGCTGGCGCTATCTTCCCGCGAAGGACGCCCCGCCCGACGCGCGCGGCGCCAAGGGCCTCGAAAAGCTTCCCGAGCGATTGCAAGCCGAACTGGTCGAATTGGGACTGCTGTAA
- the panC gene encoding pantoate--beta-alanine ligase: MKTPEIVETIAALRDRIAGWRHDGARIGLVPTMGALHDGHLSLVRETQSRADRSVASIFVNPAQFAPHEDFDRYPRDLISDAAKLGGVALDLIFAPSVAEMYPAGFATRIEVGGPARGLETDFRPHFFSGVATVVSKLLIAAMPDVAIFGEKDYQQLLVIRRLTTDLGLPIEIAGAPIIREADGLAMSSRNAYLDPGQRRIAGRLNLVLRDAIARLKRGDGVAVVEQFGRSDLLEAGFDSVDYVAIRDAASLETIESLDRPARILAAAKIGATRLIDNMAV; this comes from the coding sequence ATGAAAACGCCCGAGATCGTGGAGACCATCGCCGCGCTGCGCGACCGGATCGCCGGATGGCGCCACGACGGCGCCCGCATCGGCCTGGTGCCGACCATGGGCGCGCTGCATGACGGCCATCTGTCGCTGGTGCGCGAGACACAAAGCCGCGCCGACAGGAGCGTGGCCAGCATCTTTGTAAACCCGGCGCAGTTCGCGCCGCACGAAGATTTCGACCGCTATCCGCGCGACCTGATCAGCGATGCCGCCAAGCTCGGCGGGGTCGCGCTCGACCTGATTTTCGCGCCGTCGGTCGCGGAGATGTACCCGGCGGGCTTCGCGACCCGGATCGAGGTGGGCGGGCCGGCGCGCGGCCTCGAAACCGATTTCCGGCCGCATTTCTTCTCCGGCGTCGCGACGGTGGTGTCCAAGCTCCTGATCGCGGCGATGCCCGATGTCGCGATCTTCGGCGAGAAAGACTACCAGCAGCTTCTGGTCATCCGCCGCCTGACCACCGATCTCGGCCTGCCGATCGAGATCGCCGGGGCGCCGATCATCCGCGAGGCCGACGGGCTCGCGATGTCGTCGCGGAATGCCTATCTGGACCCCGGGCAGCGCCGGATCGCCGGCCGGCTCAATCTCGTGCTGCGCGATGCGATCGCGCGGCTGAAGCGCGGCGACGGCGTCGCGGTGGTGGAGCAGTTCGGGCGCAGCGACCTGCTGGAGGCGGGATTCGACTCCGTCGACTATGTCGCGATCCGCGACGCGGCGAGCCTGGAGACGATCGAAAGCCTCGACCGGCCGGCGCGGATTCTCGCGGCGGCGAAGATCGGCGCGACGCGGTTGATCGACAACATGGCGGTGTGA